From the genome of Faecalibacterium prausnitzii:
GAGGCGCATCTGTTCGAGAAGGGGGTCCACGGCACCAGCATCTCCACCGCAGAGGTGGATGCCGCCAGCGCCCACCGCGCCCATTGGGTGCAGCTGGCGGTGGAATGGCTGAACGACACCTTCGACTTCCATCTGGAATAAACTGGATTTGTATAGTTCTACAAAAAATTCATGAAAAAATAGTTGACCTGCAACAAATTTTAGCGTATACTGGTCAGCGAAAACAAACGCCGGGCACACCGCCCGGAAGGAAGAGGGAACATTTATGGCAATGCGGCCGGAAATTTCTGTCAAGAACCTGATGATGCAGGCATTCCTGACGGGCTGGGAGCTCTCCGACAAGAGCATCTCGCAGGATGAATATCTTCAGAGCGCCATTCAGGTGATCGAGGTGCTCCAGGTGGAGCCGGAGAGCCTTTATGCCGAGGAGGGCCTCGGCCTGCCGGACGGCGAAGAGGTGGACCATCTGGACGACCTGCTCCGGGCAGACGGCCAGTGGATCTATTACGGCGTCGAGGCAGAGAACTTCTTCCTCATCCAGTGGTATCCGGATGTGGAGTCCGCCAAGGCCAAGCTCGCGGAGCTGGACGCCATGGGCGACGGCAGCCGGCAGTATCTGGTGGACATGAGCCTGAAGCGCGAGAACCCCAGCAGCGCCGAGAACTTCGGCAATTCCAACCCCGTCCAGCTCCGCTCCTGATGTTGTTTTTTAAGAGGAAAGGGACCCCAAGCAATGCAGCTTTCTCAGACTGAACGTGAGCAGCTTTACGCCATTCTGGAACAGTACGACCACCATCCCAAAGTGCAGGAGATGCGGGAGTTCATCCAGCATGGCGACGTGACCACCTATCAGCACTGCAAAAATGTGGTGCTGGTCAGCTTCTGGCTCAACCGCCGCTTCCATCTGGGTGCCGACGAGACCGCGCTGGCGGTGGGCGGCTTTCTGCACGATTTCTACCTGTACGACTGGCACAAGACGAGCAGCTTCCATGGTATCCGCCGCCTGTTTGAGATGCACGGCTTTTCGCACCCCGGCTCGGCCTGCGTGAATGCGGAGCATTACTTTCACATCACGAAGAAGGAGCAGGACATCATCCAAAGCCACATGTGGCCGCTGACCTTCCGGCATGTACCCACCTGCCGCGAAGCCATCATCGTCTGCCTGGCCGATAAGTACTGCGCTGTGGTGGAGAGCATGTTCCGCCGCGCCAAAGTCGCCACCACTGTGGGTGCGGATGGGGCCGGCGACACCGAGTGGTAATCACAAAACAACAAAAAAATCCTTCCGGCAATTGCCGGAAGGATTTTTTTGTTGTTTTGTGACTTATTCCGACCGCAGGGCCTTGACGGGGTCGGAACGGGAAGCGCCCTTGGCGGGGATGAAGCCGCCGAGGATGGTCAGCACGGTGGCCAGAACGATCAGCACAAGGGCTGCGTTCAGCGGCAGGCGGGCGACCACATTGGTGCCGTTGGAGATCTTCTGGATGAGCATATTGCCAGGGATGAGCAGGATCTCGCTCAGCACGACGCCCATCACGCCGGAGCACAGGCCGATGATGAAGGTCTCGGCGTTGAACACCTCGGAGATGTTCCGCTTGGACGCGCCGATGGCACGCAGGATGCCGATCTCCTTGCGGCGTTCAAGCACGCTGATATAGGTGATGACGCCGATCATGATGGACGAGACCACCAGCGAGATGGAGACGAAGGCGACCAGCATGTTGGAGATCATGTTGATGATCTCGGTCACGGAGGTCATCAGGGTGCCGACGACGTCGGTGTACTGGATGACCTTGTCGTCCGCGCCCTGGGACCGCATGTTGTCGTTGTAGGCGTCGAGCTTGGCCACGACGGACGCCTTGTGGTCAAAGTCCTGCGGATAGATCTTGATCTGGCTGGGGGCGTCGAGGTCGGCATAGCCCAGCGTCTGCAGGTTGCTGTCGTAGGTGGCGGTGGAGGAGAGCATGGCCGACTTCATCAGGTCGGTCAGGTCGTCCTCGCTCATGTTGAACTGGATGGCCTTCTGGAAGGCTGTGGCGTCGATCTTCAGCGCGCTCTCCATCTGGCTGCCCAGCTGGGAGAAGCTCTGCTGCATCTGGCTCTGGATGTTCTGGCTCATCTGGGTCATCAGCTTGGTCATGGCCGTCTGCATCGCGCTGCCCAGCTGAGCCTGCAGCGTCTCGGAGATCTGGGACGAGTAGCTTTCCATGAGGGTGGACATCGCCGTCTGCATGGCCTCCGAGAACTGGGCCTGCAGGGCGTCCTGGTCGAACAGTTCGCCCATGGCGTCGTTCATCAGGGTCTTGAAGGCATCGCTCTTGAGGTACTGAGAGAAGCTGATCTTGTTCAGGTTCAGGATGCCGTTCCCGATGACATAGTCCTTGTAGCCGACCAGAACCTTCTGGGCCAGCTCCTGCATCTTGTCTTCGGAGACGGAAAGGTCCATGTTGGCAAAGAGGTCGGTCAGGGTGCTCATGTCCAGGTCAGGCGTTTCGGTCAGATCCAGATCCAGCTGGAAATCGTCGGGGTCGAGCAGCGAGCCGAGATCGACCGAACCGTTGTCCAAATCGAATGCGCCGCTGAGGTCGAAATTCAGCTTGCTGGTGTCGAATTGGAAGGCGCTCTTGAGCATGTCGGTGTCGATGCGGAACAGGCTGCTCATATCAAAGGCGGAAGCGTCTTCGGTGCCGAAGGGTTCGCCGTTCATCACATTGATGGCAGGGGAGGCCAGCTGGTCTTTGACCATCTGAGAGTCGGCTGCGGCGGCGATGACGTGCTGGGTGAGGGCGGCCGGGTAGGCGATGCCGGAGGACAGCATGGAAGCAGAGGCATCCTCTTTGGGCTGCACGACGCCCACCACGGTCAGGGTCTCGCTGGATGCGACAAGGTTCTTCATGAAGTCCTTGTCGTCGGACTTGTCCACCCAGGCGTTGTGGTCGTCGTCGCGCAGATAGCGGTCGGCCGCGTTGACCAGTTTGAACTGGATGCCGATGAAATCGCTGTACCGGTAGGTCTTGAAGTCGGTGGGGACATCGACGTTCTGGTTCTGGGCGAACTGCTGGATCATCTTGTCCAGCTCGGCGCTGTCCCGCAGGCCGAGGGCGTACAGCGCATAGTCGGTGATGGTGCCGTCGGCACCCAGCACGGCAACGCATTCATTGTACTTCTCCGGCCAGCGGCCCGCCTTAACTTCATACTGGGAGTTGTAGAGCTCATCGCTTTCGGGCAGCTGATAGAACACGCTGGTGTTCATCATGGAGGACATCATGCTGTTGGTGGAGCTTGTGGAGCTGATGCCCAGGCTGGAGAGGGAAGAATCCGGGTTCACCTGACGGATGGAGCCATCGGCGTCTTCCCGGTAGATCTGGGGCTGCACATTATAAGAATACTCGATGGAGGTGGCGTCCTCGGCAATGGTGCAGTCGTCACTTTCGAGATAGGTCTTGAGGGACTTCAGGTCGTTGGAGGTGATGCCTGCTACCATCTGGGTGATGAGCTGCCGCACCGGGACCATCCCTTCCTCGGCGGTCGTGCTGGAAGCGGACGCCGGCGAGCCGGAGGTGAGCATCGAGGTCAGGTCCATGCCGCTGCTGAGAATTTGCAGCGGATATTCGGACAGGGTGGAGCGTTCGGTATCGTCGATATACTGGTTGACGCCTGCCGACAGGGAGATGATGAGCGCGATGCCGATGATGCCGATGGAACCGGCAAAGGCCGTGAGCAGGGTGCGGGCCTTTTTGGTCAGCAGATTGTTGAAGCTCAGGCTCAGCGAGGTGAGGGGAGACATGGACGAGCGGCCCATGCTCTTGTGTACTGGCGGGGCAAGCTGGGCGGCGTCCGGCTCGAAGGGGTCGGTGTCGGAGCGGATGACGCCGTCCTTCAGCTGGACGATGCGGGTGGCGTACTGGTGGGCCAGCTCCGGGTTGTGGGTGACCATGACGACGAGGCGGTCTTTGGCCACTTCCTTCAGCAGCTCCATGACCTGGATGCTGGTCTCGCTGTCCAGTGCGCCGGTGGGCTCGTCGGCCAGCAGGATGTCCGGGTCGTTGACGAGGGCGCGGGCGATGGCCACCCGCTGCATCTGGCCGCCGGACATCTCGGTGGGGTGCTTGTGCAGCTGGTTGCCCAGACCCACTTTCTGCAGTGCCTCGGTGGCCCGGCGGCGGCGCTCGGCACCCGATACGCCGGAGATGGTCAGTGCCAGCTCCACGTTGGCCAGCACGGTCTGGTGGGGGATGAGGTTGTAGCTCTGGAACACGAAGCCGATGGTGTGGTTGCGGTAGGAGTCCCAGTCGCGGTCGGTGTACTTTTTGGTGGAGATGCCGTTGATGATGAGGTCGCCGCTGTCATACCGGTCCAGACCGCCGATGATGTTCAGCAGGGTGGTCTTGCCGGAGCCGCTGGGGCCAAGGATGGCGACGAACTCGCAGTCGCGGAGGCTCAGGCTGACCTTGTCAAGGGCTGTCTGGACCAGGTCGCCGGTCTTGTACTGCTTGTGGATCTTTTTGAGT
Proteins encoded in this window:
- a CDS encoding HD domain-containing protein, with translation MQLSQTEREQLYAILEQYDHHPKVQEMREFIQHGDVTTYQHCKNVVLVSFWLNRRFHLGADETALAVGGFLHDFYLYDWHKTSSFHGIRRLFEMHGFSHPGSACVNAEHYFHITKKEQDIIQSHMWPLTFRHVPTCREAIIVCLADKYCAVVESMFRRAKVATTVGADGAGDTEW
- a CDS encoding ABC transporter ATP-binding protein/permease, producing MLQLKKIHKQYKTGDLVQTALDKVSLSLRDCEFVAILGPSGSGKTTLLNIIGGLDRYDSGDLIINGISTKKYTDRDWDSYRNHTIGFVFQSYNLIPHQTVLANVELALTISGVSGAERRRRATEALQKVGLGNQLHKHPTEMSGGQMQRVAIARALVNDPDILLADEPTGALDSETSIQVMELLKEVAKDRLVVMVTHNPELAHQYATRIVQLKDGVIRSDTDPFEPDAAQLAPPVHKSMGRSSMSPLTSLSLSFNNLLTKKARTLLTAFAGSIGIIGIALIISLSAGVNQYIDDTERSTLSEYPLQILSSGMDLTSMLTSGSPASASSTTAEEGMVPVRQLITQMVAGITSNDLKSLKTYLESDDCTIAEDATSIEYSYNVQPQIYREDADGSIRQVNPDSSLSSLGISSTSSTNSMMSSMMNTSVFYQLPESDELYNSQYEVKAGRWPEKYNECVAVLGADGTITDYALYALGLRDSAELDKMIQQFAQNQNVDVPTDFKTYRYSDFIGIQFKLVNAADRYLRDDDHNAWVDKSDDKDFMKNLVASSETLTVVGVVQPKEDASASMLSSGIAYPAALTQHVIAAAADSQMVKDQLASPAINVMNGEPFGTEDASAFDMSSLFRIDTDMLKSAFQFDTSKLNFDLSGAFDLDNGSVDLGSLLDPDDFQLDLDLTETPDLDMSTLTDLFANMDLSVSEDKMQELAQKVLVGYKDYVIGNGILNLNKISFSQYLKSDAFKTLMNDAMGELFDQDALQAQFSEAMQTAMSTLMESYSSQISETLQAQLGSAMQTAMTKLMTQMSQNIQSQMQQSFSQLGSQMESALKIDATAFQKAIQFNMSEDDLTDLMKSAMLSSTATYDSNLQTLGYADLDAPSQIKIYPQDFDHKASVVAKLDAYNDNMRSQGADDKVIQYTDVVGTLMTSVTEIINMISNMLVAFVSISLVVSSIMIGVITYISVLERRKEIGILRAIGASKRNISEVFNAETFIIGLCSGVMGVVLSEILLIPGNMLIQKISNGTNVVARLPLNAALVLIVLATVLTILGGFIPAKGASRSDPVKALRSE